A window from Thiosulfatimonas sediminis encodes these proteins:
- the mgtE gene encoding magnesium transporter, translating into MSTTTIDKNQMTEQLFGAVRETNQTQIEQLSAHFVAEELAEMLESSPPKERSILWKGIPTDKQGEVLAHLNDEVRANLLGELETHEIIEITEELPIDDIVDIAQSLEGHEQKEFVASLDDSNREAVQLAMTYGDDTAGGLMSPDFISVRADVSLGVVLRYLRQLGDLPPSTTALLVRDRDDHYVGCLQLRYLLTHDEDCEVHEFVDQAVPAVNVYTSTKDVAHLFEKQDLIFAPVVDDQNTILGRITIDDVVDIIREEAEHRQMASAGLDEDEDIFAPASRAAKRRTFWLGINLLTAIFASIVIGFFDASIEKVVALAVLMPIIASMGGIAGTQTATIVIRALATGKLGKSNSRSLLIKESTVGLYNGFIWAIFTGLAVLVLFQDWQLSAIFATAMLINLVAAAFAGAMIPLILQRMQIDPALASGLMLTTVTDSLGFFVFLGLATIVLI; encoded by the coding sequence GTGAGCACGACCACTATCGACAAAAATCAAATGACCGAGCAACTATTCGGCGCGGTAAGAGAAACCAACCAAACACAAATTGAGCAACTCAGCGCCCATTTTGTCGCCGAAGAACTGGCAGAAATGCTCGAATCGTCACCACCCAAAGAACGTAGCATTCTTTGGAAAGGCATCCCCACCGATAAACAAGGGGAGGTGCTTGCGCACTTAAATGATGAAGTCCGTGCCAATCTGCTTGGCGAACTCGAAACCCACGAAATCATCGAAATTACCGAAGAGCTACCCATCGACGATATCGTCGACATCGCACAGTCTTTGGAAGGCCACGAACAGAAAGAGTTTGTCGCCTCCCTAGACGACAGTAATCGTGAAGCAGTGCAGCTCGCAATGACCTACGGCGACGATACCGCGGGCGGTTTAATGAGCCCGGACTTTATCTCAGTGCGTGCCGATGTTAGCCTCGGAGTCGTATTGCGTTACCTGCGTCAACTGGGTGACTTACCACCCTCAACAACAGCGCTTTTGGTTCGTGACCGTGACGACCACTACGTTGGCTGTCTGCAACTGCGTTACCTCTTAACCCACGATGAAGATTGCGAAGTTCACGAATTTGTTGACCAAGCGGTGCCTGCCGTCAATGTCTACACCTCAACCAAAGACGTCGCGCACTTATTTGAAAAACAAGATTTAATTTTTGCCCCAGTGGTAGACGACCAAAACACCATATTAGGGCGCATCACCATCGATGACGTGGTCGATATCATTCGTGAAGAAGCCGAGCATCGTCAGATGGCCAGCGCCGGTCTGGATGAAGACGAAGATATTTTCGCACCCGCCAGCCGCGCCGCCAAACGCCGAACGTTCTGGCTGGGCATAAATCTACTCACCGCAATTTTTGCCTCGATTGTTATCGGCTTTTTTGATGCTTCAATTGAGAAAGTTGTCGCCTTAGCCGTGCTTATGCCGATTATTGCCAGTATGGGCGGGATTGCCGGCACTCAAACGGCGACCATCGTGATTCGCGCCCTCGCAACCGGAAAATTAGGCAAATCCAATAGTCGCTCGCTGCTCATCAAAGAATCCACCGTTGGCCTGTATAACGGCTTTATCTGGGCAATTTTCACCGGTCTAGCGGTCTTAGTCTTGTTCCAAGACTGGCAACTCAGTGCCATTTTTGCAACCGCAATGCTCATCAACTTGGTGGCTGCTGCCTTTGCCGGTGCCATGATTCCACTGATACTGCAACGTATGCAAATTGACCCCGCATTGGCATCTGGACTCATGCTCACCACCGTTACGGATTCACTGGGCTTTTTTGTCTTTCTAGGATTAGCCACCATTGTGCTGATTTAA